ATTAGCAATAATGAGTAGATTTTTAACACGAACAATGGAAAGATGTGTGATTTCTTCGGGCGTAAGCAGCGGCTTGCCCTTATCATCTTTGAGAGTGAAGAGGATATCTAGCCAATCCTTGGGCACGTTCTTGTTTGCATCGCAGTTTTTTCTCCACAAGTCTATCTTCTCATCAATAATCATTTTGTTGTACTTAGCGATAACATCAACGGCTTCTCTTAACACAACCTCCTCTCCTTGAAGATTCCATCCTCTAAATAAAGAGTAGTAATCAGCTATGTAAAAGCTAAAGAAACAATCAAGAGCCTTGAAAATGGCGTCAAAATGTTCTTTCTCCATCGGACCGAGGCTCCCATCCTTTGTCGTTTCCTTGAAATGCTTTCGACCAAACAAGAGTCTCATCTTCACACTGTGAGTGTGGGTGCATACGATATCCCTTACGTTCACTAACCCACCTTTCTTGTATAGGTTAAGAACATATGCGAGGAGGTTGTCGGATTCCAAGTTTCTAACGTCGCGTAATAAGTCTAAAGCCTTTGTGGACATTAACTCGGACGTCATCACTTTCTTCATCTTCATTTGTCTCTCGCCGTACTCATCGAACACCACCCCCTTGTACCTAATGTTTAGGCAAAACTTAATCACTTCACATGTATACAGTTTTATGGAAGACGTAGGTTACCCATTTTTTTTTTGGACATTAAACGGCTATTTTAATTTTCAAACGATGAACATAGGTAATTCATATTATAAGTGGTGGATAAATATCTCTATTATGAAATATAGTTACCCGCAACTTATGTATTCGGCGGAGTAAGAGTCCGGCCTGTCTGCAAACACCGAGTCTTTTTCCTTGACGACTTCACGGGCAATCTCATCAGACGTTATGGCAATGACATGAACACGACCGAAGCGGAAGCAAGCTATATCCGTCTTCATATCGTTCATCACACGAACTATCCACTTGGTAGTTGGTCTGTTCATGAGCATTCCCACTAAGTTTCCGATCATCGGAATTCCAGGCGGGCATGGAGGGAGCTGCTTACCACCACCATCATCCCCAAGAAGAAGTCCTAAGAACCATTTTATGAGAAACAACATACCCAGAGTGATACAAAATGTGATATAAACTGAGGTGAAAAAATTATATTCCATCACGTTTCTCCCAATTCTCAGTAAGAATTTTGGGCTAGATTATTATTATTTTTTGGTTATGCATTCTCTAAACATAGATTGTAAATATATATTGATCTAGGTGTTTTCCTTCATTAAATACAGCAATAAATTTTCAAAATTTAAATTTAAAATTTTGTTAATATTTCAGATTTTATTATTTCCTTACCAATATTTTCATAAAATTTTTGATTTAATTAAACTTAAAAATCAAGATAAAATAAACGATTTTATTTATTTAAAGTTCTATTTAAAAATATATATGTATATATATTTTAAATTATAATAATATATATATTTTTATTTATATCTTTTTGTTAAAATATATTAGATCATTGTATAAATTTAAGAATAAAAAATTTGATATAAGATTGTATAATAATCAAAAAGTAAAACTAAATAGTATTTATAAGATTTTTAGATATCAAAAAGAAACTAATGGTATTAAGATAAAATTT
The DNA window shown above is from Brassica oleracea var. oleracea cultivar TO1000 chromosome C3, BOL, whole genome shotgun sequence and carries:
- the LOC106333603 gene encoding dihomomethionine N-hydroxylase yields the protein MEYNFFTSVYITFCITLGMLFLIKWFLGLLLGDDGGGKQLPPCPPGIPMIGNLVGMLMNRPTTKWIVRVMNDMKTDIACFRFGRVHVIAITSDEIAREVVKEKDSVFADRPDSYSAEYISCGYKGVVFDEYGERQMKMKKVMTSELMSTKALDLLRDVRNLESDNLLAYVLNLYKKGGLVNVRDIVCTHTHSVKMRLLFGRKHFKETTKDGSLGPMEKEHFDAIFKALDCFFSFYIADYYSLFRGWNLQGEEVVLREAVDVIAKYNKMIIDEKIDLWRKNCDANKNVPKDWLDILFTLKDDKGKPLLTPEEITHLSIDLDVVGIDNAVNVIEWTLAEMLNQREILEQAVEEIDRVVGKDRLVQESDVPKLNYVKACIRETLRLHPTNPFLVPHMARQDTTLAGYFVPKGSHILVSRPGIGRNPKTWDEPLIYKPERHLTGDEVMLTEPDMRLVSFGTGRRGCVGTKLGTYMIVTLLGRLLQGFDWTLPPKTGKVELVESKENLFMAKPLLACVEPRLDPNMYPKRRTRLA